A genome region from Geminocystis sp. M7585_C2015_104 includes the following:
- a CDS encoding DUF2214 family protein → MWASAITAYLHYLSIGVIFAALAIEYFTLKEDLEAKEAWRILWADSAYGIAAVTILVTGLLRVFYYGKGTAYYTAMTVFWLKVGLFLVVGMVSLYPTFSFLMWLKSLIGEKPAERVKLLHYR, encoded by the coding sequence ATGTGGGCAAGTGCCATTACTGCTTATTTGCACTATTTAAGCATAGGAGTTATCTTTGCCGCCCTGGCCATTGAGTATTTCACCCTCAAGGAGGATTTAGAAGCCAAAGAGGCGTGGCGAATTTTATGGGCAGATAGTGCCTATGGTATTGCCGCCGTAACCATTTTAGTGACTGGCCTTTTGAGGGTATTTTACTACGGCAAGGGGACTGCTTATTATACGGCTATGACAGTATTTTGGCTGAAGGTGGGACTATTTTTGGTGGTGGGGATGGTATCCTTGTATCCCACCTTCTCCTTCCTCATGTGGTTAAAATCCCTTATTGGCGAAAAGCCTGCAGAAAGGGTAAAGCTATTGCACTATAGG